From a region of the Eriocheir sinensis breed Jianghai 21 chromosome 25, ASM2467909v1, whole genome shotgun sequence genome:
- the LOC127003615 gene encoding tigger transposable element-derived protein 1-like: MAPKRLISGENKPKRKNVVTTIERKKEIIDKYEKGARITDLAAEYRMARSTVATILKNKEAIKGADVAMGVKKQLKRPAAVEEMEKLLMVWINERQMPGDSMSEGIIYAKARRLHGDLICDTTSDSSEDFKAGKGWFGNFKKRTGIHSVVRHGEAASADKVAAKKFVPEFKKFVDKERLSPQQVFNCDEIGLFWKKLPNRTYITKEEKCLPGYKPMKDRLTLLLCANASGDCKIKPLLVYHSENTRPFKKNVKTYLIEKNLPLKALLLMDNAPARPPGVEEELVQESAVVDDIVSLGRAIGIEVDSDDVKELVQAHSEDLTTDELCQLHQEQLQEVTEELSSGEEEGNSKESLHCRDQEVFAAVDRVGKLFGEVPP; the protein is encoded by the exons ATGGCACCAAAGAGGCTTATTAGTGGTGAAAATAAGCCTAAAAGGAAGAATGTAGTGACGACCATTGAACggaaaaaggagattattgaTAAATACGAGAAAGGAGCAAGAATCACCGATCTTGCAGCTGAGTATCGTATGGCGAGATCTACAGTAGCCACCAtactgaagaacaaggaggccatTAAGGGAGCTGATGTGGCGATGGGTGTGAAAAAGCAACTTAAGCGACCTGCGgcagtggaagaaatggaaaaattgttGATGGTGTGGATAAACGAAAGGCAGATGCCTGGTGATTCTATGTCAGAGGGCATAATTTATGCGAAGGCTAGGCGGCTCCATGGTGATCTTATTTGTGATACTACCTCTGACTCCAGTGAAGATTTTAAAGCTGGTAAGGGGTGGTTTGGGAATTTCAAGAAGAGAACTGGAATTCATTCTGTTGTGAGGCACGGCGAGGCCGCAAGTGCTGACAAAGTTGCTGCCAAGAAGTTTGTGCCTGAATTTAAGAAATTTGTGGATAAGGAGCGCTTAAGCCCACAACAGGTCTTTAATTGTGATGAGATAGGCCTGTTTTGGAAAAAACTACCAAACAGGACCTatataacaaaggaagagaagtgtttgCCAGGATACAAGCCCATGAAAGACAGGCTAACCCTGCTTCTGTGCGCCAATGCTAGCGGCGACTGCAAAATTAAACCGCTGCTGGTGTACCATTCGGAAAACACCAGGCCATTCAAGAAGAACG TGAAGACATACCTAATAGAGAAGAATCTACCACTCAAGGCCCTCCTGTTGATGGACAATGCCCCTGCACGCCCTCCAGGCGTGGAAGAAGAATTGG TCCAGgagtctgctgtggtggacgacATTGTATCTCTGGGGAGGGCCATAGGCATTGAGGTGGACAGTGATGATGTGAAGGAGCTGGTGCAAGCACACTCTGAAGACCTCACCACTGATGAGCTGTGTCAACTTCACCAGGAACAGCTGCAGGAGGTAACTGAGGAGCTgtcttcaggggaggaggaggggaacagcaaGGAAAGTCTCCACTGCAGAGATCAAGAAGTATTTGCGGCAGTGGACAGAGTTGGGAAACTTTTTGGAGAGGTGCCACCCTGA